A stretch of Myxocyprinus asiaticus isolate MX2 ecotype Aquarium Trade chromosome 42, UBuf_Myxa_2, whole genome shotgun sequence DNA encodes these proteins:
- the LOC127433094 gene encoding C3a anaphylatoxin chemotactic receptor-like, protein MNQTFTDNPFYDHNEMNSTFGDNCLWCFNESVPSSEVMNSMGVTSLVVYCLTFLLGVPGNVFVVYIAGMKMKRTVNTIWFINLAIADLLCCLSIPFNVAEILLDDYWPYGSVMCKILPSFIVINMFASVFTLNVISLDRFTQVITPVWAQNHRSLMLARLSCVAAWVLALLLSLPFMILRETYDELNITICTIYGDEEGGSNTSGKLTIIRFVFGFLIPLICITTCYGIIARKLGRSHFNSGRAFRIMLAVIVAFFLCWLPYHTVDLIRIYGGKSSSSVALAVEPLAVSLAYSNSCLNPVLYVFMGQDFKEKFKLSLRSVFERAFSEEGTQIPQCTQSQQMHSM, encoded by the coding sequence ATGAACCAGACATTTACAGACAATCCCTTCTACGATCACAATGAAATGAACTCTACCTTTGGAGACAATTGTCTGTGGTGTTTTAATGAAAGTGTGCCATCTTCAGAGGTGATGAATTCTATGGGAGTGACTTCTCTGGTTGTCTACTGCCTGACGTTTCTTCTCGGAGTTCCAGGAAATGTCTTTGTTGTTTACATTGCTGGAATGAAGATGAAGAGGACCGTTAATACGATATGGTTTATCAATCTGGCGATTGCAGATCTCCTGTGCTGCCTTTCCATACCGTTCAATGTGGCGGAGATACTTCTTGACGATTACTGGCCATATGGATCTGTCATGTGCAAGATTCTTCCCTCTTTTATAGTTATCAACATGTTTGCCAGTGTCTTCACTTTGAACGTGATTAGTCTGGATCGGTTTACCCAGGTGATCACACCAGTTTGGGCTCAGAACCATCGCAGCTTGATGCTTGCACGGTTATCCTGTGTAGCGGCCTGGGTCCTGGCATTACTCCTTAGCCTGCCCTTTATGATATTAAGGGAAACTTATGATGAATTAAATATAACAATCTGCACAATTTATGGTGATGAAGAAGGTGGCTCTAATACATCTGGAAAACTGACTATCATCAGGTTTGTGTTTGGTTTTTTGATTCCTCTCATATGCATCACGACATGTTATGGAATCATTGCACGAAAGTTAGGCAGGAGTCATTTTAACTCTGGACGAGCATTTCGCATCATGTTGGCTGTTATTGTGgccttttttttgtgctggctgCCATACCACACTGTGGATTTAATCCGAATATATGGTGGAAAATCGAGTTCCTCAGTGGCACTGGCCGTGGAGCCATTGGCTGTCTCTTTGGCATACAGCAACAGCTGTCTGAACCCGGTTCTGTATGTTTTCATGGGGCAGGATTTTAAGGAGAAGTTTAAGCTTTCTCTAAGAAGTGTTTTTGAAAGAGCTTTCTCTGAGGAGGGGACACAAATACCACAATGCACCCAATCACAACAAATGCACTCAATGTAG
- the LOC127433099 gene encoding C3a anaphylatoxin chemotactic receptor-like — translation MGKDYESLEHSIKVISQFFFYLTFLLGVPGNVFVVYIAGMKMKRTVNTIWFLNLAIADLLCCFSIPFRVVDVLLDHHWPFGSVMCKILPFLMFVNMFASVFILSLISLDRFTQVITPVWAKNHRSLLLARLSCVAAWVLSIALSVPFMILRESFSVNETMYCLAFRYDDSETFGMLRIIRFVINFLIPLICITTCYGIMARKLGRSHFNSGRAFRIMLVVIVAFFLCWLPYHTVFLIRTYGENQSVRVAERLVPLAISLAYFNSCLNPVLYVFMGQNFKEKVKLSLRRAFERAFSEEGPQIPQSTEAQQI, via the coding sequence ATGGGGAAGGATTATGAAAGTTTGGAACATTCTATTAAAGTGATTTCTCAGTTCTTCTTCTACCTGACGTTTCTCCTTGGAGTTCCAGGAAATGTCTTTGTTGTGTACATTGCTGGAATGAAGATGAAGAGGACCGTTAATACGATATGGTTTCTCAATCTGGCGATTGCAGATCTCCTGTGCTGCTTTTCCATACCGTTCAGGGTGGTAGATGTTCTTCTAGACCATCACTGGCCATTTGGATCTGTCATGTGCAAGATTCTTCCCTTTTTAATGTTTGTCAACATGTTTGCCAGTGTCTTCATCTTGAGCTTGATTAGTCTGGATCGGTTTACCCAGGTGATCACACCAGTTTGGGCTAAAAATCATCGCAGTCTGTTGCTTGCGCGACTGTCTTGTGTAGCGGCCTGGGTCCTGTCTATAGCTCTTAGTGTGCCCTTTATGATATTGAGAGAATCTTTTTCAGTAAATGAAACAATGTACTGCCTAGCTTTTCGTTATGATGACTCTGAAACCTTTGGCATGTTACGTATTATCAGGTTTGTGATTAATTTTTTGATACCTCTCATATGCATCACGACATGTTATGGAATCATGGCCCGAAAGTTAGGCAGGAGTCATTTTAACTCTGGACGAGCATTTCGCATCATGTTGGTTGTTATTGTGGCATTTTTTCTGTGCTGGCTCCCGTACCACACTGTGTTTTTGATCCGAACATATGGTGAAAATCAAAGTGTCAGGGTGGCTGAGAGACTTGTTCCATTGGCCATCTCTTTGGCGTATTTCAACAGCTGTCTGAACCCGGTTCTTTATGTTTTCATGGGGCAGAATTTTAAGGAGAAGGTTAAGCTTTCTCTAAGACGTGCTTTTGAAAGAGCTTTCTCTGAGGAGGGGCCACAGATACCACAATCCACTGAAGCACAACAAATTTAA